One window of the Acetonema longum DSM 6540 genome contains the following:
- a CDS encoding flagellar protein FlgN, whose protein sequence is MWDKLVDSLTDMLETYRAVLVLSRQKSQLLSTGKAPELDNLTKQMEPLVLHIGKLETLREKTVAEIAQAQKVDMAALTMDAIQTLAGPEIAAKLKTIENEFKIVMKELEPLNRLNMELAQQALTYTNFMINFMAQNAAGSNYAGKGQTETMVNRRMFDHKV, encoded by the coding sequence GTGTGGGATAAATTGGTTGATTCTTTAACGGATATGCTGGAAACCTATCGCGCCGTCTTAGTTCTCAGCCGGCAGAAAAGTCAGCTTTTATCAACCGGCAAAGCGCCCGAACTGGATAACCTGACCAAACAGATGGAACCTCTGGTCCTGCACATCGGCAAGCTGGAGACGCTCAGAGAAAAGACAGTGGCCGAAATTGCCCAGGCGCAAAAAGTAGATATGGCCGCGTTGACGATGGATGCCATCCAGACGCTGGCCGGTCCTGAGATAGCCGCCAAACTGAAAACCATTGAAAATGAATTTAAAATTGTCATGAAGGAATTGGAGCCTCTGAACCGGTTGAACATGGAACTTGCCCAGCAGGCTCTGACCTATACCAACTTCATGATTAACTTTATGGCCCAGAATGCGGCCGGCAGCAATTATGCCGGCAAAGGACAGACGGAAACCATGGTCAACCGGAGAATGTTTGACCACAAAGTCTGA
- the flgK gene encoding flagellar hook-associated protein FlgK, producing MRSTFGGLGTMVRGLNTQQVALETMGHNIANANTPGYSRQRANMTTTYPQTIYGQGGTFQIGTGVSVQSVTRIRDAFTDKQMWAQLKSLGYANAKSDALARVEDVYREPTDLGLQALMDKFWSAWKTVADNPADLGGRTVLREQGVALANAIQTSAKDLDNLISDINSTIKQKVTRVNEISEEILALNKQISRIEMGDLDHANDLRDRRDLLVDELSQLTGAQVTEDAKGNYIIQAGGATLVDARNTTKLKYKEITPGLEPTDADYGFVRTTIIVDSPGPEVLANFSGGELKGLIESRDVDAKNELDNISTMSKFLLKEFNLIHRVGYGRDDSTAYNFFGAQQTAAPANDNYTDAANWAALFGTATPTDGDWIKALTVNKDLFDEVSGLDRIAAKTANSTDLSVGQSDPNSGAATVGGSYSGSQTKDFEVYIIGRDASGRVTAVEYRTRTNGGAWSGLATATATTTSDPYLFTLSDNMTIRIATDPDNTLGAAGSMAGDRYSFTVSQGYASGDNALRLAEALRSDVRDTIDSIDPAFTDFTFGTGISLNNFYKSAIGTLGVQAEEAITLVERQELVVSQVDVWRQSVSGVNMDEEMTDMIRFQKAYNAASRVVTSIDEMLDKLINSTGIVGR from the coding sequence ATGCGATCTACTTTCGGCGGATTAGGAACGATGGTCCGGGGTCTGAACACCCAACAGGTGGCCTTGGAAACTATGGGACATAATATTGCCAATGCTAACACCCCTGGCTATTCCCGGCAAAGGGCCAACATGACTACAACCTACCCCCAGACAATATACGGGCAGGGCGGCACATTCCAGATAGGGACCGGCGTGTCGGTGCAATCGGTGACCCGCATACGGGATGCCTTTACCGATAAACAAATGTGGGCTCAGTTGAAAAGCCTGGGATATGCCAATGCAAAAAGCGACGCTCTGGCGCGGGTTGAAGACGTTTACCGCGAGCCCACCGACCTGGGGCTGCAGGCTCTGATGGACAAGTTCTGGTCGGCCTGGAAGACCGTGGCCGACAACCCTGCCGACCTGGGAGGACGCACGGTGCTGCGCGAGCAGGGCGTAGCCCTGGCGAACGCTATTCAGACATCAGCCAAGGACCTTGATAATCTTATCTCCGACATTAACTCGACGATCAAGCAGAAAGTTACCCGCGTCAATGAGATCTCGGAAGAAATCCTGGCATTGAACAAACAAATTTCCCGGATTGAAATGGGCGACCTGGATCATGCCAACGATCTCCGGGACCGGCGCGACCTGCTGGTAGACGAGCTTTCTCAACTGACTGGCGCGCAGGTCACTGAAGACGCAAAAGGCAATTATATTATTCAGGCGGGAGGCGCTACGCTGGTCGATGCGAGAAATACGACCAAGCTGAAATATAAGGAAATTACGCCGGGACTGGAGCCTACTGATGCCGATTATGGCTTTGTCCGCACCACGATTATCGTCGACTCGCCCGGCCCGGAAGTGCTTGCGAATTTTTCCGGCGGTGAACTCAAAGGACTCATTGAAAGCCGCGATGTGGACGCGAAAAATGAACTGGATAACATCTCCACAATGTCGAAGTTTTTGCTGAAAGAATTCAACCTCATTCACCGCGTCGGCTACGGCCGGGATGACTCTACCGCATATAATTTCTTTGGCGCGCAGCAAACCGCTGCTCCTGCTAACGACAATTACACGGATGCCGCAAACTGGGCCGCCTTATTCGGCACCGCCACTCCGACCGACGGCGATTGGATTAAAGCTCTGACCGTTAATAAGGATTTATTCGATGAGGTCAGCGGTCTGGACCGTATCGCGGCAAAGACCGCGAACAGTACAGATCTGAGCGTCGGCCAGTCAGATCCGAATAGCGGCGCGGCCACGGTCGGCGGCAGCTACAGCGGTTCACAAACAAAAGATTTTGAGGTGTACATCATCGGCAGGGATGCTTCCGGTCGGGTAACTGCTGTGGAATACCGGACCCGGACCAACGGGGGAGCCTGGAGCGGTTTGGCGACTGCCACGGCCACCACGACCTCTGATCCGTATCTGTTTACACTAAGCGATAACATGACTATTCGGATTGCCACCGATCCGGACAATACCCTGGGCGCAGCGGGTTCGATGGCTGGAGACAGGTACAGCTTCACCGTATCCCAGGGCTACGCCAGCGGCGATAACGCCCTGCGTCTGGCCGAGGCCCTGCGCAGTGATGTGCGGGATACTATTGATTCGATTGATCCTGCGTTTACTGACTTCACCTTTGGCACCGGCATTTCCCTGAACAACTTCTACAAATCCGCCATCGGCACTCTGGGAGTACAGGCTGAAGAGGCGATCACCCTGGTAGAGCGCCAGGAACTGGTGGTCAGCCAGGTGGACGTGTGGCGCCAGTCGGTTTCCGGTGTGAATATGGACGAAGAAATGACGGACATGATCCGTTTCCAAAAGGCCTATAACGCGGCATCCCGGGTCGTGACCTCGATTGACGAGATGCTGGACAAACTGATCAACAGCACCGGCATCGTCGGCAGATAA
- the flgL gene encoding flagellar hook-associated protein FlgL: MRISNNMSVSNHLRNLNKTTVRQYQLQQQLADGKTLHRPSDNPIKTVRSLTFHTGLNTNTKLTESNRDALSWMNNSDTAMNDMSTIMIRVKELVVQAGNPNPDMALNAIGNQIDTLINELVTLGNSKVGDRYLFAGQSDHVQPFRREIVNGQDTVVYCGDLNKIAMRLQTGTIDPYQDSVGLNGAELFGPLTMVEDTANPGTYKATCDVFTNLIRIKDVLQDMPSKSSIAVSSNAAVNAESTVSGYPSTGVTTEYEIRIDAVTAGNVTGVSYRKKGDADWISGITPDADGKFALPDGVSVQIGDDAANAVNDIISVTAYPGSGTKMVDGNGVGFVNYEGLANVDTAHDALLKSVTRLGARMSFYEMMENVFADNDLQLSDDIAKNEDVDWARALIDFQTNENLYRTSLAIGARIIPPSLVDFLS, from the coding sequence ATGCGTATCAGCAATAATATGTCAGTCAGCAACCATCTGCGCAATTTAAATAAGACCACCGTACGTCAGTATCAGCTTCAACAGCAGCTGGCCGACGGGAAGACGCTTCACCGTCCATCGGACAATCCTATCAAAACCGTGCGCAGTCTGACCTTCCATACTGGCTTGAACACAAATACCAAACTTACTGAATCCAACCGGGACGCCTTATCCTGGATGAACAACTCCGATACCGCCATGAATGACATGAGCACCATCATGATCCGGGTCAAAGAACTGGTGGTCCAGGCCGGCAACCCCAACCCTGACATGGCTCTGAATGCCATCGGCAATCAGATCGACACCTTGATTAACGAACTTGTGACTCTGGGCAACAGCAAGGTCGGCGACCGGTATTTGTTCGCCGGTCAAAGTGATCATGTCCAGCCTTTCAGGCGCGAGATCGTCAACGGTCAGGACACGGTGGTGTATTGCGGCGACCTGAATAAAATAGCCATGCGTCTCCAGACCGGCACGATCGATCCCTATCAGGACAGTGTCGGTCTGAACGGAGCCGAGCTGTTCGGGCCTCTGACCATGGTGGAGGACACTGCGAATCCTGGTACATATAAAGCCACCTGCGATGTCTTTACCAATTTGATCCGGATTAAAGACGTGCTGCAAGACATGCCGTCCAAATCGTCCATCGCTGTGAGCAGCAACGCGGCGGTTAACGCTGAAAGCACCGTGAGCGGTTATCCGTCCACCGGGGTTACCACGGAATATGAGATCAGAATAGATGCTGTCACCGCCGGTAATGTTACCGGTGTGAGTTACCGCAAAAAGGGCGACGCTGACTGGATTTCAGGCATAACCCCTGACGCCGACGGCAAGTTTGCCCTGCCCGACGGAGTCAGTGTCCAGATCGGCGATGATGCGGCCAACGCGGTAAATGATATTATCAGCGTGACCGCCTATCCCGGCAGCGGCACCAAGATGGTGGACGGCAACGGCGTTGGCTTTGTGAATTATGAAGGCCTGGCCAATGTGGACACCGCTCATGACGCCCTGCTGAAGTCCGTTACTCGCCTGGGAGCCCGCATGTCCTTCTATGAAATGATGGAAAATGTGTTTGCCGACAACGATCTTCAGCTTTCCGACGACATCGCGAAAAATGAAGACGTGGACTGGGCTAGAGCGTTAATTGATTTTCAGACCAATGAAAATCTCTATCGCACCTCTTTGGCAATAGGCGCCCGGATCATTCCGCCATCCCTGGTCGACTTCTTGTCTTAG
- a CDS encoding DUF6470 family protein yields the protein MLRIRIETQQGQLQMQIKEPAIDLSVRRAEIQLDPENSQLQMRSTEGQLDIDQSQCWYAHGIKTAGQFTEDIARASQQKALAAIAEISSDGERMSHIENKQNMIAQLAKEALDSPQKQLTLRAKPRPKMDYRPGKLAISFTKPSVNARFLPGDVALTLNRGDVRGEVNPRPDVRIWTVESKGSLDIQT from the coding sequence ATGTTGCGCATCCGGATTGAAACCCAACAAGGCCAGTTACAGATGCAGATCAAAGAACCGGCCATCGACCTATCCGTCAGAAGAGCGGAAATCCAGCTCGACCCCGAGAACTCCCAACTGCAGATGCGTTCCACTGAAGGTCAGCTGGATATTGACCAAAGCCAATGCTGGTACGCCCACGGCATCAAAACTGCCGGGCAGTTCACGGAAGATATAGCGCGGGCCTCACAGCAAAAAGCCCTGGCGGCGATTGCTGAGATTTCCTCCGACGGCGAGCGCATGTCTCATATTGAAAACAAGCAGAACATGATTGCCCAACTGGCGAAGGAAGCGTTGGATAGTCCGCAAAAACAGCTCACTCTGAGGGCCAAGCCCCGTCCCAAAATGGACTATCGTCCGGGAAAACTGGCCATCAGCTTTACGAAACCATCGGTGAATGCCCGGTTCCTCCCCGGCGATGTGGCTCTCACCCTTAACCGGGGGGATGTGCGGGGAGAGGTCAACCCGCGTCCCGATGTTCGGATCTGGACAGTGGAAAGCAAGGGATCTTTGGATATTCAGACATGA
- the fliW gene encoding flagellar assembly protein FliW has protein sequence MSLTRIRSARFGDIEVPQETILKFPHGMPGFPEEKQFAVLPYGPDSPFVFLQSVTEPQLTFLLVEAFPVFRDYSFEIDDRLGAEMGLSADNTPQIFNIVTVPANPADMTANLLAPVIVNWRDRLAVQYVLEKSPYTTRHRIFPEGTQWPKGGE, from the coding sequence ATGAGTCTGACGCGGATTCGTTCCGCCCGCTTCGGCGACATCGAAGTCCCCCAGGAAACCATCCTGAAATTCCCCCACGGTATGCCAGGATTTCCCGAGGAAAAACAATTTGCCGTCCTACCTTACGGTCCCGACAGCCCCTTTGTCTTTTTGCAGTCTGTCACGGAACCTCAGCTGACCTTTTTGCTGGTAGAAGCCTTCCCGGTGTTCCGGGACTACAGCTTTGAAATTGATGACCGGCTAGGCGCGGAGATGGGGCTGTCCGCTGACAATACCCCCCAGATATTCAACATCGTAACGGTGCCGGCCAACCCCGCCGACATGACCGCAAACCTGCTGGCGCCGGTCATCGTCAACTGGCGGGACCGGCTGGCGGTGCAGTATGTCTTGGAGAAATCCCCCTACACTACCCGCCACCGCATTTTTCCTGAAGGCACTCAGTGGCCCAAGGGGGGAGAGTAA
- the csrA gene encoding carbon storage regulator CsrA, which yields MLALTRKIGERIVIGDEIVITVVDVKGDNIRLAIDAPKDVKIYRGELYDAIAAENKQAATTLQREDLGLLKQFRK from the coding sequence ATGTTGGCCTTGACGCGAAAAATTGGTGAGAGAATTGTCATCGGCGACGAAATCGTCATCACGGTGGTGGACGTCAAGGGCGATAACATCCGCCTGGCCATCGACGCGCCGAAAGACGTGAAAATATACCGGGGCGAACTTTACGACGCTATTGCGGCAGAAAATAAACAAGCCGCCACAACCCTGCAGCGGGAAGACCTGGGTCTTTTGAAACAGTTTCGGAAATAG
- a CDS encoding flagellin, translating to MIINHNIPAQNTYNRLTFNNSQVSKSLEKLSSGLRINRAGDDAAGLAISEKMRGQIRGLDQAVRNSQDGISLIQTGEGALNEVHSMLLRMRELAVQAGNDTNTDSDRAHLQNEVNQLLDEIDRVSNTTEFNTRKLLSGEVVSIHDEVKGTMNISKNTAADITFSVGASVGGPENTVVAKGAVGHGAFTITRTGSANTQASIEVATGSASMWDIRDQWGNKVSGNVTITYGGASIGAGSSVTITIAAGASLVSGSAVTVHLSSISKFKAGDSFSIVTTAREAAEGDVAKAMTLQIGANSGQTMNVGFADTSATALKLKAETGDNKINLTTKYAASASLTLVDQAAEKISGIRASLGAAQNRLEHTVNNLSTTSENLGASESRVRDVDMAKQMTQFTKDNILVQSATAMLAQANQTPQSVLQLLQ from the coding sequence ATGATTATCAACCACAATATTCCTGCCCAGAACACTTACAACCGCTTGACTTTCAACAACTCTCAGGTCAGCAAATCCCTGGAAAAACTGTCTTCCGGTCTCCGCATCAACCGCGCTGGCGACGACGCTGCCGGTTTGGCGATTTCGGAAAAAATGCGCGGCCAGATCCGTGGCCTGGATCAGGCAGTCCGCAACTCGCAGGACGGCATTTCACTGATTCAAACCGGTGAAGGTGCCCTGAATGAAGTTCACTCTATGCTTCTCCGTATGCGCGAACTGGCTGTACAGGCCGGCAACGACACTAATACTGACAGCGACCGGGCTCACCTGCAGAACGAAGTTAACCAGTTACTGGACGAAATTGATCGTGTTTCCAATACCACTGAGTTCAATACTCGCAAGCTGCTGAGCGGCGAAGTGGTTTCCATTCATGACGAAGTCAAAGGCACCATGAATATTTCCAAAAACACCGCAGCTGATATTACCTTTAGTGTTGGAGCTTCCGTTGGTGGTCCTGAAAACACGGTAGTTGCAAAAGGTGCTGTCGGTCACGGTGCATTTACAATTACCCGTACTGGTTCTGCCAATACTCAAGCATCGATTGAAGTAGCCACCGGCAGTGCCTCTATGTGGGATATTCGCGACCAGTGGGGCAATAAAGTTAGTGGCAACGTTACCATTACTTATGGCGGTGCTAGTATTGGTGCCGGCTCTTCTGTTACCATTACAATTGCCGCAGGTGCTAGCCTGGTTTCCGGCAGCGCTGTAACAGTTCACCTGAGCAGCATTAGCAAATTCAAAGCCGGCGACAGCTTCAGCATTGTCACCACGGCAAGAGAAGCGGCTGAGGGTGATGTTGCAAAAGCCATGACCCTGCAGATCGGCGCCAACTCCGGTCAGACCATGAATGTCGGTTTCGCTGATACCAGCGCTACCGCTCTGAAACTCAAAGCCGAAACCGGCGACAATAAGATTAACCTTACCACTAAGTACGCTGCCAGCGCTTCTTTGACCTTGGTTGACCAGGCGGCCGAAAAGATCTCCGGCATCCGGGCTTCTCTGGGCGCCGCTCAGAACCGTCTGGAGCACACTGTCAATAACCTCAGCACCACCAGCGAGAACCTCGGCGCTTCCGAGTCCCGCGTCCGCGACGTAGACATGGCCAAGCAAATGACTCAGTTCACCAAGGACAACATCCTGGTGCAGTCGGCTACTGCCATGTTGGCCCAAGCCAACCAAACCCCGCAAAGCGTATTGCAACTGCTGCAATAA
- a CDS encoding motility associated factor glycosyltransferase family protein — translation MTQLSNIHIKPAKNGDNTAFVTLTDGAAYHLHSTYDPVAEAGDWLKQFELLPNTAYIVLGFGLGYHVRVLLDKLPDNSIIVVLEQDSTQCLAESLPRNFPGQYGWCSDVRIHSIAAPARHAANATVVLMNQHYLKRLTLCRHYPSMAMQPEFFREIEELFMESSREYFRVRDGNETGGIIDRIENIWRNLPYFYKSPGIAAFYNVFANRPAIIVSAGPSLNKNIHLLKELTGKALIIASGTAVGALHKHGITPHVMAALDPWPIMYTAVKDFLQPDMTLLASPSVRHDVVRCHPGPLLSYIPTNSADDFPAAVRRLLSPSAVIPANFSVATAAFNFAAFTGANPVICIGQDLAYTSESHHADGVQTVMQASPKENVTFVPGYYGGTVQTDLMFKDIIAYLTDIFKAFPERTFINATEGGAYIPGAAHISLQEAAGQHLTAEYDFAATVKKLATPTESANQTEIVALLAGISAAINDSRERNRECMSMVDQARDSIKDGGEALDRLNRDLKAYIDGIKELKAYPYCLYYIEPMIKMLAYEYQDDPSPARLFCAYQVILKNLEILFGELTPLVEAARRGIDGEQPEGERE, via the coding sequence ATGACCCAGTTGTCTAATATTCACATCAAACCCGCCAAAAATGGCGATAATACAGCCTTTGTCACGTTAACCGACGGTGCGGCCTACCATCTGCACAGCACCTATGACCCGGTCGCCGAGGCCGGGGACTGGCTGAAGCAATTCGAGCTCCTGCCCAATACCGCCTATATCGTGCTGGGTTTTGGCTTGGGCTATCATGTCCGGGTCTTGCTGGACAAACTGCCGGACAACTCAATCATCGTCGTGCTGGAGCAGGACTCGACCCAGTGTCTGGCTGAGTCCCTGCCCCGAAATTTTCCCGGACAGTACGGCTGGTGCAGCGATGTCCGCATCCATAGTATTGCCGCGCCGGCCCGGCACGCAGCCAATGCGACCGTTGTTCTCATGAACCAGCATTATTTAAAACGGCTCACCCTTTGCCGGCACTATCCTTCCATGGCGATGCAGCCGGAATTCTTCCGGGAAATAGAAGAATTATTCATGGAATCATCCAGGGAGTATTTCCGGGTGCGGGATGGTAATGAAACCGGCGGCATCATTGACCGTATAGAGAACATTTGGCGCAATCTGCCCTATTTCTATAAAAGCCCTGGCATTGCAGCTTTTTATAACGTTTTCGCCAACCGGCCGGCCATCATCGTTTCCGCCGGCCCTTCCCTTAATAAAAATATCCATCTGCTGAAGGAACTGACCGGCAAGGCGCTGATTATTGCCTCAGGCACGGCGGTGGGGGCGCTGCATAAACACGGCATCACCCCTCATGTCATGGCTGCTCTGGACCCTTGGCCGATCATGTATACGGCGGTAAAAGATTTCTTGCAGCCTGATATGACCTTGCTGGCCAGTCCATCAGTCAGACACGACGTGGTGCGCTGCCATCCCGGTCCGCTTCTGTCCTACATACCGACCAACTCAGCCGATGATTTCCCGGCGGCAGTGCGGCGGTTGCTGTCACCGAGCGCCGTTATTCCGGCTAATTTCAGCGTGGCTACAGCCGCCTTCAATTTTGCGGCATTTACCGGCGCGAATCCGGTGATTTGCATCGGCCAGGATTTGGCCTATACTTCCGAATCCCACCATGCCGACGGCGTTCAGACCGTTATGCAGGCGTCGCCCAAAGAAAACGTCACCTTTGTTCCCGGCTATTACGGCGGCACAGTACAGACCGACCTGATGTTCAAGGATATTATCGCCTATCTTACCGATATTTTCAAAGCCTTTCCCGAGCGTACCTTCATAAATGCCACCGAAGGCGGCGCCTATATTCCCGGAGCGGCGCACATCTCCCTTCAGGAGGCGGCCGGGCAACATCTGACTGCAGAATATGACTTCGCCGCTACGGTAAAGAAATTAGCCACCCCGACCGAGTCAGCCAATCAGACGGAAATAGTCGCCCTGCTGGCCGGGATCAGTGCAGCGATAAACGACAGCCGGGAACGGAACCGGGAATGCATGTCCATGGTCGATCAGGCCAGAGACAGCATCAAAGACGGGGGCGAAGCGCTGGACCGGCTGAACCGGGATCTGAAGGCATATATTGACGGGATCAAGGAGTTAAAAGCCTACCCTTATTGCCTATATTACATTGAGCCGATGATCAAGATGCTGGCTTATGAGTATCAAGACGATCCGAGTCCGGCGCGTCTGTTTTGCGCCTATCAGGTAATCCTGAAAAACCTGGAGATTCTGTTTGGTGAATTGACCCCGCTGGTCGAAGCGGCACGGCGGGGAATAGACGGCGAGCAACCGGAAGGCGAAAGGGAGTAG
- the pseB gene encoding UDP-N-acetylglucosamine 4,6-dehydratase (inverting) — MLNNKSVLITGGTGSFGKQCVRMIMERYKPKRLIVYSRDELKQFEMQQEFAAPAMRYFIGDVRDGSRLKQAMRDVDFVIHAAALKQVPAAEYNPMECIKTNIDGAQNVINAAIDNEVEKVVALSTDKAANPINLYGATKLVSDKLFVAANNIAGGRRTRFAVVRYGNVVGSRGSVVPFFRKLLANGATELPVTDPRMTRFWITLPQGVQFVLKAFARMQGGEVFVPKIPSSRIVDLAEAIAPGLPTKIVGIRPGEKLHEIMCPADDSHLTLEFHDHYVIRPAITFTSPVDYSANCLGETGRPVSQDFEYNSGTNPHMLTVEAIRELI; from the coding sequence ATGCTTAATAATAAATCGGTGCTGATCACCGGTGGGACAGGCTCCTTCGGCAAGCAGTGCGTCAGGATGATTATGGAACGATACAAGCCCAAGCGGCTGATCGTCTATTCCCGGGATGAACTGAAACAGTTTGAGATGCAGCAGGAATTCGCTGCGCCGGCCATGCGCTACTTTATCGGCGATGTCCGGGACGGCAGCCGGTTAAAACAGGCCATGCGGGACGTGGACTTTGTCATTCACGCCGCAGCGCTGAAACAGGTGCCGGCGGCGGAATACAATCCCATGGAATGCATCAAGACCAACATTGATGGTGCCCAGAATGTCATTAATGCGGCCATTGACAATGAAGTGGAAAAAGTGGTGGCCCTGTCCACCGACAAAGCCGCCAATCCAATCAACCTGTACGGCGCGACCAAACTGGTATCCGACAAACTGTTCGTTGCCGCCAATAATATCGCCGGCGGCCGCCGGACCCGCTTCGCCGTCGTCCGTTACGGCAATGTGGTAGGTTCCCGCGGCTCGGTGGTGCCGTTTTTCCGGAAACTGCTGGCTAACGGCGCCACGGAACTGCCGGTGACCGATCCTCGTATGACCCGGTTCTGGATTACCCTGCCCCAGGGCGTGCAGTTTGTTTTAAAGGCGTTTGCGCGGATGCAGGGAGGCGAAGTCTTCGTCCCTAAGATTCCCTCCAGCCGTATTGTCGATTTAGCCGAAGCCATTGCCCCCGGCCTGCCGACCAAGATCGTCGGGATCCGGCCCGGTGAAAAATTACACGAGATCATGTGCCCGGCTGACGATTCCCATCTGACCCTGGAGTTTCACGACCATTACGTCATTCGTCCAGCGATCACATTCACATCGCCGGTAGACTACAGCGCCAACTGCCTGGGGGAAACAGGCCGGCCGGTATCCCAGGATTTTGAATACAATTCGGGCACCAATCCCCATATGCTGACCGTTGAAGCAATTAGGGAGTTGATCTGA
- the pseC gene encoding UDP-4-amino-4,6-dideoxy-N-acetyl-beta-L-altrosamine transaminase — protein sequence MQRIPYARQNINQDDIQTVIQVLQSDFLTQGPAVERFEQAVAAYCGAKYAVAVNSATSGLHIACMAAGLGSGDILWTSPNTFVASANCGLYCGATADFVDIDPRTYNLSVAELAEKLNRSRQQGTLPKVVIPVDFSGQSCEMKSIRELAKEYGFTLIEDASHAIGGCYQDNKVGSCQFSDMTVLSFHPVKIITTAEGGMVLTNREDLYEKLLLLRSHGITRNPAKMVGDSHGPWYYQQVDLGFNYRLTDLQAALGCSQLQRIDEFVARRQVLAARYNQALSRLPLTIPYQHPDAYSAYHLYVIRLHTGKLRKTRRQIFEELVGAGINVNLHYIPVHTQPYYQRLGFKPGDFPRAEQYYQEAISLPMYFGLTDAMQDRVIQALQEAIQ from the coding sequence ATGCAACGCATCCCTTATGCCAGGCAAAATATCAATCAGGACGACATTCAGACCGTCATCCAGGTTCTGCAGTCTGATTTTTTGACCCAGGGACCGGCAGTGGAAAGATTTGAACAAGCAGTGGCTGCCTATTGCGGCGCCAAATACGCCGTTGCTGTGAACAGCGCCACATCGGGATTGCATATTGCCTGCATGGCGGCGGGATTAGGCTCCGGCGACATCTTATGGACATCCCCCAACACTTTCGTCGCTTCTGCAAATTGCGGCTTATACTGCGGTGCGACGGCAGATTTTGTCGACATAGACCCGCGGACCTACAATCTGAGTGTAGCTGAGCTGGCAGAAAAACTCAACCGCTCCCGGCAGCAGGGAACCTTGCCGAAAGTGGTGATCCCGGTGGATTTTTCCGGTCAATCCTGTGAAATGAAGTCCATCCGGGAGCTTGCCAAGGAGTATGGCTTTACTCTGATCGAAGACGCGTCCCACGCTATTGGCGGCTGCTATCAGGATAACAAAGTGGGCTCTTGCCAGTTTTCCGACATGACCGTACTGAGTTTTCATCCGGTAAAGATCATTACCACAGCCGAAGGCGGCATGGTTTTGACCAATCGGGAGGACCTCTACGAAAAGCTGCTGTTGCTGCGCAGCCACGGCATTACCCGGAATCCGGCCAAGATGGTAGGGGACTCTCACGGTCCCTGGTATTATCAGCAAGTTGATCTAGGCTTTAACTATCGTTTGACCGACTTGCAGGCAGCTCTCGGTTGCAGTCAGCTGCAGCGAATTGACGAGTTCGTAGCCCGCCGGCAGGTTCTGGCGGCAAGATACAATCAGGCTTTATCCCGGCTGCCTTTGACCATACCTTACCAGCATCCTGATGCCTATTCAGCCTATCATCTTTATGTCATCCGCTTGCATACAGGCAAGCTTCGGAAAACTCGCCGGCAGATCTTTGAAGAATTGGTTGGCGCCGGCATTAACGTGAACCTGCACTATATCCCGGTTCATACTCAGCCGTACTATCAACGCTTAGGATTTAAACCCGGCGATTTTCCCCGGGCGGAACAGTACTATCAGGAAGCAATTAGTTTGCCCATGTATTTTGGCTTAACCGACGCGATGCAGGATCGGGTGATTCAGGCCCTGCAAGAGGCAATACAATGA